A stretch of Prunus dulcis chromosome 6, ALMONDv2, whole genome shotgun sequence DNA encodes these proteins:
- the LOC117629852 gene encoding uncharacterized protein LOC117629852 has translation MLAYGASADQVDEIARMGKSTTLEALVRFCQAVETLYTRDYLRRPTPRDLQRLLQKAEARGFPGMIGSIDCMHWQWKNCPTAWQGSQNDLNVLGQSPVFNDVLRGQGPNITYQVNNTVYQTGYYLVDGIYPRWTTFVKSIPNPRSQKQKLFATYQEGYMKDVERCFGILQARWLIIRGAAHMFDEEILRSIMMTCIILHNMIVE, from the exons atgttggcgtatggagcatctgctgatcaggtggatgagattgcccggatggggaagtccactacgttggaggctttggtaagattttgtcaagcagttgaaactctgtacactagggactacctgcgtagacctactcccagggacctccaacggcttctacaaaaagccgaagctcgaggatttccaggaatgattggtagcattgactgcatgcactggcaatggaagaattgcccaactgcctggcaag gatcccaaaatgacctcaacgtgctgggtcaatccccggtcttcaacgatgtattgagaggccagggccccaatatcacctatcaagtcaacaatacagtgtaccagacggggtattatctagttgacggcatctacccgaggtggaccacttttgtcaaatccattccgaatccccgatcccagaagcaaaaattatttgctacctatcaagaaggatacatgaaagatgtcgaaaggtgttttggcatccttcaagctcggtggttgattattcgaggtgcggcccatatgtttgatgaggagatcctcagaagcattatgatgacttgcatcatcctccataatatgattgtggag
- the LOC117630384 gene encoding uncharacterized protein LOC117630384, giving the protein MQEAYRKDVERAFGILQARWAIVRGPACMWCKDNLHSIIMTCIILHNMIMEDEYEYVEEKSDDEDMCPQRPRRARARQYELEPSITYEYHQDRQTLSDYMIRHNGLISPHMHQSLRHDLIDHLWRSFGDGE; this is encoded by the coding sequence ATGCAAGAAGCATACAGGAAGGATGTTGAAAGAGCATTTGGAATACTACAGGCTCGATGGGCTATTGTTCGGGGCCCTGCATGTATGTGGTGCAAGGATAACCTCCACTCAATCATAATGACGTGTATAATTTTGCACAACATGattatggaggatgagtacgaaTATGTTGAAGAGAAATCTGATGATGAGGATATGTGTCCACAACGACCTAGGCGGGCCAGAGCAAGACAATATGAGCTAGAGCCAAGCATTACATACGAGTACCACCAAGATAGGCAGACTCTCTCTGATTACATGATTCGTCATAATGGACTTATATCTCCACATATGCATCAGAGTCTCCGACATGATTTGATTGATCACCTTTGGAGGAGCTTTGGAGATGGTGAATGA